One window of Sphingobacteriales bacterium genomic DNA carries:
- the mraZ gene encoding division/cell wall cluster transcriptional repressor MraZ, whose protein sequence is MSGFLGEIDCKIDLKGRLVMPVRFTKQMPAENNTGFVVNRGIEKCLTLYTFPEWERVTKELEDLNFYNTEQIRFVRQFFRGANEVMLDSNNRLLLPKRLLDYAEIESDVILLGYFNRIEIWSSKIYDEVMDVDPVKFASLANTIMGEDRVKKTN, encoded by the coding sequence ATGAGCGGGTTTTTAGGCGAAATAGATTGCAAAATTGACCTGAAAGGCAGATTAGTAATGCCTGTTCGGTTTACCAAACAAATGCCGGCTGAGAATAACACCGGGTTTGTGGTCAACCGCGGGATAGAAAAATGCCTGACCCTTTACACATTTCCTGAATGGGAGCGGGTAACGAAAGAATTAGAAGATTTGAATTTTTACAACACAGAGCAAATACGCTTTGTGCGACAGTTTTTTAGGGGAGCAAACGAGGTGATGTTAGATTCAAATAACAGACTGTTATTGCCCAAACGACTATTGGATTATGCAGAGATTGAATCGGATGTCATTTTGTTGGGGTATTTTAACCGTATAGAGATTTGGTCAAGTAAAATATATGATGAAGTCATGGATGTGGATCCCGTCAAATTTGCAAGTTTAGCAAATACCATTATGGGCGAGGACAGAGTAAAGAAGACCAACTAA
- the rsmH gene encoding 16S rRNA (cytosine(1402)-N(4))-methyltransferase RsmH, with translation MTENHLYHQPVLLQEAVEALQIAADGIYVDVTFGGGGHSKAILEQLGNFGRLIAFDQDQDALQNTFTDSRFTFVPHNFKHLKRFLRLYNINQVDGILADLGVSWHQFNTPNRGFSIRFGSEALDMRMSADNELSAYEVLNKYPAENLAQIFKDFGDIPNARKLANAIVQERKKRPVDTIQQLLVLAEPLCIGKPQQYLARVFQAVRMEVNKEVAALQALLEQSVEALRTGGLLVVISYHSVEDRMVKNFIKTGSIDGIVQRDLYGNSNIPLVGVNKKIITPTENEIRQNPKASSAKMRVARKK, from the coding sequence ATGACAGAAAACCACCTATATCACCAACCGGTATTGCTACAGGAAGCTGTTGAAGCGCTGCAAATTGCAGCGGACGGCATTTATGTAGATGTTACTTTTGGTGGAGGGGGTCATTCAAAGGCTATTTTAGAGCAATTAGGGAATTTCGGAAGGTTAATTGCATTCGATCAGGATCAGGATGCTCTCCAAAACACATTCACTGATTCCAGATTTACCTTCGTACCTCATAACTTCAAACACCTGAAACGCTTTTTGCGCCTGTACAATATCAATCAGGTGGATGGAATTTTAGCCGACCTTGGTGTTTCCTGGCATCAGTTTAATACTCCCAATCGCGGATTTTCCATAAGATTTGGATCTGAAGCGTTAGATATGCGCATGAGTGCTGATAATGAATTGAGTGCTTATGAGGTGCTTAATAAATACCCGGCCGAAAATCTTGCGCAGATTTTTAAGGATTTTGGAGATATCCCCAATGCCCGGAAATTAGCCAATGCCATTGTACAAGAGCGAAAAAAACGACCGGTTGATACTATTCAACAGCTATTGGTATTGGCCGAACCTTTGTGCATCGGAAAACCCCAGCAATATTTAGCTCGGGTATTTCAGGCTGTCAGAATGGAAGTAAACAAAGAAGTGGCCGCTCTTCAGGCATTATTGGAACAAAGCGTAGAGGCACTTCGCACGGGTGGTTTGCTTGTAGTCATTTCTTATCATTCAGTGGAAGACCGGATGGTTAAAAATTTCATCAAAACTGGAAGTATTGATGGCATCGTACAAAGAGACCTTTATGGCAATAGTAATATCCCGTTGGTTGGAGTTAACAAAAAAATAATTACCCCAACAGAAAACGAAATCAGGCAAAATCCAAAAGCAAGCAGTGCTAAAATGCGGGTTGCCCGGAAAAAATAA